The Mesoterricola silvestris sequence ACGCCCAGATCGAGCCCCTGGCCCGCATCACGGCGTTCATCCGGGCCCAGGGCGCGGTTCCCGGGATCCAGCTGGCCCACGCGGGCCGGAAGTCCGGCTCGGGCGCGCCCTGGAAGGGCAACAACGTGCCCCCGGCCTCCTGGCCCGGGGCGGCGCCCAGCGCCGTGCCCTTCGACGAGGGCTGGCCTACGCCGTTGGCGCTGGACGAGACGGGGATCGCCGGCATCGTGGAGGCTTTCAGGGCCGCGGCGCTGCGGGCCCTGGAGGCCGGGTTCCAGGTGGCGGAGATCCACGCCGCCCACGGGTACCTCCTCCACCAGTTCCTGTCGCCCCTGGCCAACCGGCGCCAGGACCGATACGGCGGCTCCCTGGAGAACCGCTCGCGGCTCCTGCGGGAGGTGGCCGGCGCGGTGCGCGCGGTGTGGCCCGCCCACCTGCCCCTGCTGGTGCGCCTTTCCTGCACGGACTGGGTCCCCGGCGGCTGGGAGATCGGCGAAAGCGTGGACCTGGCGCGCATGCTGGGGCCCCTGGGCGTGGACCTGGTGGACTGCTCCTCGGGGGGCATGGCGCCCCGGGCGGCCATTCCCGTGGGTCCCGGGTACCAGGTGGATTTCGCGGCCCGCATCCGCCGGGAGGCGGGCATCGCCACCGGCGCGGTGGGCCTGATCACCGGTCCCGCCCAGGCCGAGGAGATCCTGGCCAGGGGCGAAGCGGACCTGGTGCTGCTGGGGCGCGAGCTGCTGCGGGATCCCCGCTGGCCCCTGCGCGCCGCCCACAAGCTGGGCGTGGCCGCGCCGTGGCCGGCGCCCTATGCCCGGGGGTCCCGGGAGCCGGTGCCCCTCAGAGATCCGCTGCCAGGGCCCGGCGCGTGGCCCCGGTGAAGTCGGCCCGCGCCGACAGGTCCGGGTGCTCCACCACCACGGCCACGGGCCGGGCGCCGTCGCCCACCGCGAAAAGCAGGAACTGGACCGAACTGAGCTTCCCGTCGCTGATCTGGGACGCGTCCCAGCGGGCGGGAACCTTCCGGCCGTCCTCCAGCAGAAGGGAGATGCGCTCCGGCAGGTCCCGCCAGCGCCGCAGCAGGACGCCGCGCTCCCCCTCGTCCTCGATCTCGATGAGGAGGGTGGCGCCCAGGTCCCCGGGGCCGCCCAGGAGGCCGTTGTAGGTCTCCAGCTCGTGCAGGATGTCCGATTCCCGCACCATGTGCTCGGCCCGCACCATCTCCTGGACCTGGTAGCGCACCGTCTCCCGGTTCTCGAACAGGAAGGTGAGGTGGGGCCCCGCATGGACGCGGCGCAGGTCCTTGGCGGCCATGGCCGAGGCGCGCAGGGCCTCGCGCCCTTCGGTGTAGGTGACGTAGTCGAGGATCTCGCCGCGGGCTACGGGGTTCATGGGGTCTCCACGGGGTTGGGGAAGCCGTCCTTGCGGTAGGCCCGGGCCAGGATGGTCATGGGATGCAGGGCCTTGCGGCCCGCATGCTGATCGAACTGGATGGCGGCCAGGGGGCACTCCGTGGCCCACACCTGGGCGGCGGGTTCGGCCTTCATGCCGTCGAAGGCCTTGGCCCCCAGGCGCCGGCTGGCCTCGAAGGTCTCGGACTTCATGGCGTAGGTTCCGTCGTGCCCGCAGCATTCCATGACGGTGATGATGGACACCCCCGGGATCTTCCGCAGCAGGTCGCGGCCCTTGAAGCCCACGGCCTGGGCCCGCAGGTGGCAGGGGGCGTGGTACGAGATGGGGCCGGGGCTGGAGAGGAACTCCCACCGGGCGCGCTCCTCGTTGCGGATGCTCCAGAGGAATTCGCCCGTGTCCCGCACGGCCGCGGCGAGCTTGCGCGCGCGCTCCCGGTCCTCCCCCTCCAGCAGCTCGGGGTATTCCCGGCGCAGCATCATGGCGCAGGTGGGGTTGATGACCACCACCTTCGATCCCGCTTCCACGTGGGGCATGAGCACGTCCAGGTTCCGCCGGGCCTGGCTGCGCAGGCTGGCCAGGTCCCCGTGCTCCCAGGCCGGCATGCCGCAGCACACGAGGCCCCCCACGCACCGGGCCTGGCAGCCGTTCTTCTCGAGCACCTCCAGGGTGTCCTTGCCGATCTGGGGGTCGTTGTTCTGGATGTAGCAGGTCTGGAAGAGCACCACCTCGGCGCCGGGCCCGGACGCCATCTTCCCGCTCCGCTCCGCCCAGGCCTCGAAGGTGGCCGAGGCGAATTCCGGGAGGTGGGCCTGGGGGTGCACGCCCAGGACCTTGTCCATGAACCAGCGGTGGAGGGACACCCGGTTCATGGCGTTGGCCAGGCCGAAGCTCTTGCGGGCCAGGGAGGCCGCCAGGTCCGGGTCCCCCAGGACCCGGTCCCGCAGGGTGAAGCCCTCCTTCCGCTTGCGCACGGCCTGGTAGCGGTGCACCAGCCTGGGGAAGTCCAGGGCGAATTCGTGGCCCTCCCGGGGCGTGTAGGGACACTGGACCTCGCAGAGCTTGCACTGGAAGCAGTCGTCCATGACCCCGTCCCGTTCCCCCTTCGTCAGGGCGCGCACATCGCCCTGGCGCGCGTCGTCCAGGAGGCTGAAGAGGCCCGGGAAGGCGTCGCAGTACTTGAAGCACAGGCGGCACCCGTTGCAGATCTCGAAAGCGCGCTCCACCTCGTCCTTGAGGAGCCCTTCGTCCCAGTAGCGGGGGTCGGCGGGGTCGTACACGGTGGACGGCCCGGCCACGTAGCTGATGCGGTGGCCGGGGGTCGTCTCCGGCTTTTCGGGGTCGAGGGGGGCGTGCCCGGACATGGCTAGCTGATGCTCTCGAGCATCTTCTGGAAGCGGCCCGCGTGGCTCTTCTCGGCCTTGGCGAGGGTCTCGAACCAGTCGGCGATCTCCTTGAAGCCCTCCTCCCGGGCGGCCTTGGCCATGCCGGGGTACATGTCGGTGTACTCGTGGGTCTCGCCGGCGATGGCGGCCTTGAGGTTCAGGGCGGTGTCGCCGATGGGGAGGTCGGTGGCGGGGTCGCCCACGGCCTTGAGGTAGTCCAGGTGGCCGTGGGCGTGGCCGGTTTCCCCGTCCGCGGTCTCCTTGAAGTTGCCGGCCACTTCCGGGTAGCCCTCGATGTCGGCGACCTTGGCGAAGTAGAGGTAGCGGCGGTTGGCCTGGGATTCGCCCGCGAAGGCGGCCTTGAGGTTGGCGTGGGTCTTGGAGCCCTTGAGCGCAGTCATCGATCTCTCCTCAGAACGGGGGCCACGGGCCTCCGGCGGTCAAAGCGTCGCAAGGGGAGTGCCACTAGTTTAAGTCCCTCGTAAACCGGGGCTAAGGGTTTCCCGGCCCTTCGCATTGCACCGAAATGTCGGTGTAATCAACGAAAACACCCGCTTTCACCGAAATGCCGGTAGCCTGGGGACCCGGGGGGGATGCCATGGCGAAAGCGGCCCTTGATCTGGCCCGGGCCTTGAAGGAACTGGCCCTGGTGGCGGGGCGCCTGCCCCAGGGGGAGGCCTTCCTGCCCGCGGCCCTGGACGCCCTGGCGGGCATCGTGCCCTACGACCTGGCCGCGGTGCTGCGCCTGGAGAAGGGACGCCTGCGGGTGGTGTGCGCCCGGGGGCCCCTGGCGGGGGATCCGGTGCGGACCCACACCCTGGACCTGGACCGCTTCCCCAGCATCGCCGAGGCCCTGCGCACCGGGCGCACCCGGGTCATGGACGCCCACGACCACGCCGAGGGCGACGGGGATCCCTACGATGGCGTGCTGGACCTGCCCCACGGCCACGCCTGCATGGTGGTGCCCCTCCTGGGCGGCGGCCGGATGCTGGGGGCCCTCACCTTCGACCGGGCCACCTGCGGCACCTTCGAACCCTTCACCGTGAGCCTGGCCACCATCTACGGCCAGCTCATCGCCCTCACCTGGATGGCCCAGGAGCAGAGCGCGGACCAGCGCGAACTCCTGGAGGCCGAGAACCGCCTCCTGCGCAGCGAGGTGGTGGGCGCGGACGACGCCGGG is a genomic window containing:
- a CDS encoding NADH:flavin oxidoreductase/NADH oxidase; this translates as MSRLFTPFPLRGVTLPNRIAVSPMCQYSAAEGLANDWHLVHLGGLAQGGAGLVLTEAAAVAAEGRISAEDLGLWEDAQIEPLARITAFIRAQGAVPGIQLAHAGRKSGSGAPWKGNNVPPASWPGAAPSAVPFDEGWPTPLALDETGIAGIVEAFRAAALRALEAGFQVAEIHAAHGYLLHQFLSPLANRRQDRYGGSLENRSRLLREVAGAVRAVWPAHLPLLVRLSCTDWVPGGWEIGESVDLARMLGPLGVDLVDCSSGGMAPRAAIPVGPGYQVDFAARIRREAGIATGAVGLITGPAQAEEILARGEADLVLLGRELLRDPRWPLRAAHKLGVAAPWPAPYARGSREPVPLRDPLPGPGAWPR
- a CDS encoding DUF3501 family protein, which codes for MNPVARGEILDYVTYTEGREALRASAMAAKDLRRVHAGPHLTFLFENRETVRYQVQEMVRAEHMVRESDILHELETYNGLLGGPGDLGATLLIEIEDEGERGVLLRRWRDLPERISLLLEDGRKVPARWDASQISDGKLSSVQFLLFAVGDGARPVAVVVEHPDLSARADFTGATRRALAADL
- a CDS encoding heterodisulfide reductase-related iron-sulfur binding cluster, with the translated sequence MSGHAPLDPEKPETTPGHRISYVAGPSTVYDPADPRYWDEGLLKDEVERAFEICNGCRLCFKYCDAFPGLFSLLDDARQGDVRALTKGERDGVMDDCFQCKLCEVQCPYTPREGHEFALDFPRLVHRYQAVRKRKEGFTLRDRVLGDPDLAASLARKSFGLANAMNRVSLHRWFMDKVLGVHPQAHLPEFASATFEAWAERSGKMASGPGAEVVLFQTCYIQNNDPQIGKDTLEVLEKNGCQARCVGGLVCCGMPAWEHGDLASLRSQARRNLDVLMPHVEAGSKVVVINPTCAMMLRREYPELLEGEDRERARKLAAAVRDTGEFLWSIRNEERARWEFLSSPGPISYHAPCHLRAQAVGFKGRDLLRKIPGVSIITVMECCGHDGTYAMKSETFEASRRLGAKAFDGMKAEPAAQVWATECPLAAIQFDQHAGRKALHPMTILARAYRKDGFPNPVETP
- a CDS encoding rubrerythrin family protein; this translates as MTALKGSKTHANLKAAFAGESQANRRYLYFAKVADIEGYPEVAGNFKETADGETGHAHGHLDYLKAVGDPATDLPIGDTALNLKAAIAGETHEYTDMYPGMAKAAREEGFKEIADWFETLAKAEKSHAGRFQKMLESIS